A genomic stretch from Candidatus Brocadiaceae bacterium includes:
- the nadC gene encoding carboxylating nicotinate-nucleotide diphosphorylase, with product MHKNFEPEKIETLVRLAIEEDVGRGDITTQYLIPDNVQAEGNLIAKDEGIIAGLPVVEYVYSRLDKNICCEKMVTDGDHVQPGKIIAAIKGRAKTLLIGERIALNFIQRLSGIATQTALFIGRIQPLRTSLMDTRKTTPGWRYLEKYAVIMGGGTNHRTGLYDQVLIKDNHLDIIGKNLYPDSSPASVIGKAVSLIRQKMKHTVLVEVETRTLDEVKGALKAGVDIILFDNMNITQLKEAITLVREWNYEEGVHRPLTEASGNITVENVRSIAETGVDRISVGAITHSAKALDISLKIYGY from the coding sequence ATGCATAAGAATTTTGAACCTGAAAAGATAGAAACTCTTGTTCGACTGGCTATTGAAGAAGACGTTGGAAGAGGTGACATAACTACACAGTATCTCATCCCCGACAATGTACAGGCAGAAGGCAATCTGATAGCAAAAGATGAGGGTATCATTGCAGGGCTGCCTGTTGTCGAATATGTGTATTCAAGATTAGACAAAAATATCTGCTGTGAAAAAATGGTTACAGACGGAGATCATGTCCAGCCGGGAAAAATAATTGCTGCTATCAAGGGCCGTGCAAAGACACTGCTTATCGGGGAACGCATTGCCTTGAATTTTATTCAAAGGCTGTCAGGCATAGCAACACAAACAGCGCTGTTTATTGGTCGCATACAACCGTTACGGACGTCTCTTATGGATACAAGAAAGACTACTCCCGGGTGGCGTTATCTGGAAAAATACGCGGTGATAATGGGAGGGGGAACAAACCATAGAACGGGATTATACGATCAGGTATTGATAAAGGACAACCACCTGGATATTATAGGAAAGAACCTGTATCCTGATAGTTCTCCCGCCAGTGTCATCGGCAAAGCCGTTTCTCTGATACGGCAAAAAATGAAACATACGGTTCTGGTGGAAGTTGAAACAAGAACGCTGGATGAGGTCAAAGGCGCCCTGAAAGCAGGGGTCGATATAATATTGTTTGATAACATGAACATAACACAATTGAAAGAGGCCATTACCCTGGTCCGGGAATGGAACTATGAAGAAGGAGTTCATCGGCCACTTACAGAGGCATCCGGAAACATTACCGTGGAGAACGTACGTTCTATCGCTGAAACAGGAGTGGATAGAATTTCTGTTGGTGCTATTACCCACTCAGCAAAGGCGCTTGATATTTCTCTTAAAATTTATGGATATTAA
- the purD gene encoding phosphoribosylamine--glycine ligase, with the protein MKILLVGSGGREHALAWKIAQSPLVKKIYCAPGNPGIAEVTECVDIQVENIEDLYFFARKEKIDLTVVGPEDPLTMGIVDKFREGNLHIFGPNKRAAIIEGSKVFAKTLMRKHGIPTGDFKVFEELKQAKIFLETSEFPLVIKADGLAKGKGVFVCKTLEEGHKHLDEIMEERIFGKAGDKVLIEEFLVGEEVSILALTDGKTIVPLSSAQDHKAVYDGDKGPNTGGMGAYSPAALMTDTLQFYIEENILVPIVHAMKKENRPYKGVLYAGLIITSNGPKVLEFNARFGDPETQALLMRMKGDIVPLLLSTTKNTLEQVKVEWDNGVSICVVLASQGYPDKYEKGFPVSGLESIKGLDDIQVFHAGTSVKNGKVITNGGRVLGVTARGQTIQKVQKVVYEAIEKLSFEGMHYRKDIGMKAVK; encoded by the coding sequence ATGAAAATATTACTTGTCGGAAGTGGCGGAAGAGAACATGCTCTTGCCTGGAAGATTGCGCAATCACCCCTGGTGAAAAAAATATACTGTGCGCCGGGAAACCCTGGCATTGCAGAAGTTACGGAATGTGTGGATATTCAAGTAGAAAATATTGAGGACCTGTATTTTTTCGCGCGAAAAGAAAAAATTGATTTAACCGTCGTTGGCCCGGAAGATCCTTTAACCATGGGTATTGTTGATAAATTTAGGGAGGGAAATCTTCATATATTCGGGCCAAATAAGAGAGCTGCAATTATTGAAGGAAGCAAGGTCTTTGCAAAGACCTTGATGAGAAAACATGGTATTCCTACAGGAGATTTTAAGGTATTTGAAGAGTTGAAACAGGCAAAAATATTCCTGGAGACAAGTGAGTTTCCGTTGGTTATCAAGGCGGATGGATTAGCCAAGGGAAAGGGTGTGTTCGTATGTAAGACTCTTGAGGAAGGACATAAGCATTTAGATGAAATTATGGAAGAAAGGATCTTCGGAAAAGCAGGAGACAAGGTCCTGATAGAGGAGTTTCTTGTAGGAGAAGAGGTTTCTATCCTTGCGCTTACCGATGGAAAAACAATTGTGCCTCTTTCATCGGCACAAGACCATAAAGCTGTTTACGATGGTGATAAAGGTCCAAACACCGGCGGAATGGGGGCGTATTCTCCTGCCGCATTAATGACGGATACGTTACAGTTTTATATAGAAGAGAACATCCTTGTGCCCATTGTCCATGCCATGAAAAAAGAAAACCGGCCGTACAAGGGTGTTCTCTATGCCGGTTTGATCATTACCAGTAACGGACCGAAGGTCCTTGAATTTAATGCCAGATTTGGCGACCCGGAAACACAGGCCCTCCTTATGAGGATGAAGGGTGACATTGTGCCGCTTCTTCTGTCAACCACAAAGAATACATTGGAACAGGTGAAAGTTGAATGGGATAACGGCGTTTCCATCTGTGTCGTTCTGGCTTCACAGGGTTATCCTGATAAATATGAAAAAGGTTTTCCTGTTTCAGGACTTGAGTCGATTAAAGGATTGGATGATATTCAGGTCTTCCATGCGGGGACTTCCGTGAAAAACGGGAAGGTTATCACAAATGGTGGAAGGGTATTAGGAGTTACGGCACGGGGGCAGACTATTCAAAAAGTGCAAAAGGTCGTTTATGAAGCGATAGAGAAACTGTCTTTTGAGGGGATGCACTATAGGAAAGATATTGGCATGAAGGCTGTGAAATGA
- a CDS encoding type II toxin-antitoxin system RelB/DinJ family antitoxin encodes MKKLGMSHTEAIRIFYNEIYLRGALPFTILIPNEITKKTLGKSRRGEGVQFFDSLGELSDSQIVLYLTTDLANASLSNVFGSTLHFKSIT; translated from the coding sequence TTGAAAAAATTAGGAATGAGTCACACCGAGGCAATCCGCATTTTTTACAATGAAATATACCTTCGTGGTGCTCTGCCCTTTACGATTCTTATCCCGAATGAAATAACCAAGAAAACCTTGGGAAAAAGTCGTCGGGGTGAAGGTGTTCAATTCTTTGATTCTCTGGGAGAACTGTCTGATTCTCAAATAGTTCTTTATCTGACGACGGACCTTGCCAACGCATCCCTTTCGAATGTATTCGGTTCCACTCTTCATTTCAAAAGTATAACTTAA
- a CDS encoding asparagine synthase-related protein — MKTKVVVAMSGGVDSSVAAHLLAEEGCEVIGLFMRLGIEKLNILTNTKTCCSLEDADDARTVADQLGIQFHVLNFKEAFDRIINTFYAEYLNGRTPNPCIMCNQDLKFGKLLRLLLSVKLYF; from the coding sequence ATGAAGACAAAAGTTGTTGTTGCCATGAGCGGTGGCGTTGATAGCAGTGTCGCCGCACATTTGCTGGCAGAAGAAGGCTGCGAAGTTATCGGATTATTCATGCGTCTTGGCATTGAGAAACTCAATATCCTGACCAATACAAAAACTTGTTGCAGCCTTGAAGATGCGGATGACGCCCGCACTGTAGCTGATCAGCTCGGCATTCAATTTCACGTCTTAAATTTTAAAGAGGCATTCGACCGCATCATCAATACTTTTTATGCCGAATACCTCAATGGCAGAACACCGAATCCGTGTATTATGTGCAATCAGGATTTGAAATTTGGTAAATTGTTACGGCTTCTATTATCAGTTAAGTTATACTTTTGA
- the greA gene encoding transcription elongation factor GreA yields the protein MSSESSVVQNPPNATELMHFVNTEQYDKLEDGWLEIIESDIQNLSALFEVIDQLYKRSEKKRAHDLLLTLETYFNEKGRYYDVLDVLKKILKYNPKEKGIGKRLAECYLQIYKDRAYVRDFVDESGIETTSNIDDAVKKLEKSFFLDRGDYVNHKSWGVGQVVSVGSRGEKVTINFEKKSNHSIATDIAPDILQKLENNNLLVMKYAQKELLHQMMNEDPVNLVKLALRYFKGKPTLSNIKMSLTPDIIPAGAWTKWWTNTKKLIKRDPYIKFTDGSPSASTIEMRTSPITLHQEILERLIHTGNTNKRIEITRKYLSEIEPRESCRETLSEITSLFEKDIEILREKDVSLAIECMLILEQIQSLYKKDSQKYKEIIESLLRANENLPELIDGMMVLEYKKQTLAFVKEALSDKWQDLFASFFFTAGSHLWEFIMKELIAGNKQDSIEGILHKIFTQFNAYPEHYIWLCKNIMSGKYPELYRNIDSTSIFIRLIELSDNIYFKIQKGQEGDLKSTFNKILNLLEEKGIDYALKILSDTNAETIYNVVSRTKGLEDSFKMGIESAVRDRFPDIIVKTGDSSPDENKIYVTKEGYEKRQNEFDHLMHVEFPENASDLGEAISLGDLRENAEYKAARERQAMLVEKAERMKAELQKVVLIEPHTINPNTITPGTKVTLKHQGTGTREIYKLLGPWDVDIDKGIISYLAPIGKGLLGKTTGDVVTIDLPEGESTYEILKIEKAL from the coding sequence ATGTCCAGTGAGTCTTCAGTAGTTCAGAATCCTCCCAATGCAACTGAACTTATGCATTTTGTCAATACTGAACAGTATGACAAACTGGAGGATGGATGGCTGGAGATTATTGAATCCGACATACAAAACCTATCCGCTCTCTTTGAAGTGATTGATCAGCTGTATAAACGAAGCGAAAAGAAGAGGGCCCATGATTTATTGCTAACGCTCGAAACCTATTTTAATGAAAAAGGACGCTACTATGATGTTTTGGACGTGTTAAAAAAAATATTAAAATATAACCCAAAGGAAAAAGGAATCGGTAAGAGACTGGCTGAATGCTATTTACAGATTTATAAAGACCGTGCCTATGTAAGGGACTTCGTTGATGAGTCAGGTATAGAAACCACTTCCAACATCGATGATGCCGTCAAGAAGCTGGAAAAAAGTTTCTTCCTGGACCGCGGTGATTATGTCAATCACAAAAGCTGGGGAGTAGGTCAGGTTGTCTCTGTAGGTAGCCGCGGAGAAAAAGTAACAATAAATTTTGAGAAAAAGAGCAACCACAGTATCGCAACGGACATTGCTCCAGATATTTTACAGAAACTGGAAAACAATAATTTATTGGTAATGAAGTATGCACAAAAAGAACTGCTGCATCAAATGATGAACGAAGATCCTGTCAATTTGGTGAAGCTGGCCTTGCGTTATTTCAAAGGCAAACCCACACTCTCCAACATAAAAATGAGCCTCACGCCAGACATTATACCTGCCGGGGCATGGACGAAATGGTGGACAAACACAAAAAAATTGATCAAGAGAGATCCTTATATAAAGTTTACTGATGGTTCCCCATCTGCCTCCACGATTGAAATGCGTACCTCTCCGATAACACTTCACCAGGAAATACTGGAACGGCTAATCCATACCGGTAATACTAACAAGAGGATAGAAATAACCAGAAAATATCTTTCTGAAATAGAACCGCGTGAATCGTGCAGGGAAACTTTGAGTGAAATTACCAGTCTTTTTGAAAAAGATATAGAAATCTTGCGCGAAAAGGATGTGTCGTTAGCAATAGAATGTATGCTGATTCTGGAACAAATTCAAAGTCTTTACAAAAAAGATTCGCAAAAATATAAAGAGATCATTGAATCGTTACTTCGTGCTAATGAAAATCTTCCTGAACTTATTGATGGCATGATGGTGTTGGAATACAAAAAACAAACGCTTGCTTTTGTAAAAGAGGCTTTATCAGATAAATGGCAGGATCTATTTGCATCTTTCTTTTTTACGGCTGGCAGCCATTTATGGGAATTTATCATGAAAGAGCTTATTGCCGGAAACAAACAAGACTCCATCGAGGGTATACTACATAAAATATTCACTCAATTTAATGCTTATCCGGAACACTATATCTGGTTGTGTAAGAATATCATGAGCGGAAAATATCCTGAGCTTTACCGGAATATTGATTCAACCAGCATCTTTATAAGGCTCATCGAACTATCGGACAACATTTATTTTAAAATACAAAAAGGGCAAGAGGGAGATTTAAAGTCCACTTTCAACAAAATACTTAACCTCCTAGAAGAAAAAGGTATCGATTATGCTTTAAAGATTCTAAGCGACACCAATGCGGAGACTATTTACAACGTTGTTTCAAGGACGAAGGGATTGGAGGATTCTTTCAAAATGGGCATAGAGAGCGCTGTTCGCGACCGTTTTCCTGATATTATAGTAAAAACCGGTGACTCCAGTCCGGACGAAAACAAAATCTATGTGACAAAAGAGGGATACGAAAAAAGACAGAATGAGTTCGACCATTTGATGCATGTTGAATTTCCGGAAAACGCAAGTGATCTTGGTGAGGCCATCAGCTTGGGAGATCTCAGGGAAAACGCGGAATACAAAGCAGCGCGAGAAAGGCAAGCTATGCTTGTGGAAAAAGCGGAACGAATGAAGGCAGAACTTCAAAAGGTAGTACTCATTGAACCGCATACCATTAATCCCAATACGATCACTCCGGGAACAAAAGTTACGTTGAAGCATCAGGGAACAGGAACACGGGAAATATATAAGCTTTTGGGTCCGTGGGATGTGGATATCGATAAAGGGATTATATCCTATTTAGCGCCTATTGGAAAGGGACTTTTAGGCAAAACAACAGGCGATGTTGTAACCATAGATCTTCCCGAAGGAGAATCCACGTATGAGATTCTCAAAATTGAGAAGGCGCTGTAA
- a CDS encoding DUF4177 domain-containing protein translates to MQGNMFLKVCVLTMILILVFFAVPLLVNVEYGFAQEYRGRLHVPLVKEDEIAKENAEYKGDEKEITEKEEAKELYEYKVIKYRLKGIPESMLNKYGNNGWELVLIDHEGGAKYLVFKKKIVVLTEK, encoded by the coding sequence ATGCAAGGAAATATGTTCTTAAAGGTTTGCGTTTTGACAATGATACTCATACTTGTATTTTTTGCGGTGCCACTTCTCGTAAACGTTGAATATGGTTTTGCGCAAGAATACCGGGGAAGACTGCATGTTCCTCTTGTTAAGGAAGATGAGATAGCCAAAGAGAATGCAGAGTATAAAGGAGATGAAAAAGAAATAACGGAGAAGGAGGAAGCCAAAGAATTATACGAATATAAGGTAATTAAATATCGGTTAAAAGGAATACCAGAAAGCATGCTTAATAAGTACGGGAATAACGGTTGGGAATTAGTATTGATTGACCATGAGGGCGGAGCTAAATATCTTGTATTTAAGAAAAAGATCGTGGTACTAACTGAAAAATGA
- a CDS encoding zinc-dependent alcohol dehydrogenase family protein: protein MKAMELYKPCRFQESSTPLVLSDIPVPVPDEKEILVKVSVCGVCHTELDEIEGRTPPPHLPVVPGHQVVGRVDDIGNEICAFQIGDRVGIGWIHSACGECRFCREGNENLCLEFKATGRDRNGGYAEYMTVPEEFAYRIPGNFSDAEAAPLLCAGAIGYRSLRLTNIKDGQNLGLTGFGASAHLVLKMVKHRYPNTKIFVFARNYGERAFAMELGAVWAGDTTEESPEKLAGIIDTTPAWKPVVAALKNLAPEGRLVINAIRKEDADKEFLAQLDYSTHLWMEKEIKSVANVSRRDISEFLTVADEISIKPEVQEFSLKEANKALFELKTKKIRGAKVLRIG from the coding sequence ATGAAGGCAATGGAGTTATACAAGCCTTGCAGGTTTCAGGAAAGCAGTACCCCTTTGGTATTGTCGGATATACCGGTCCCCGTTCCGGATGAAAAAGAGATTTTAGTAAAGGTGTCAGTCTGCGGGGTCTGCCACACCGAGCTGGATGAAATTGAGGGGAGAACCCCCCCTCCTCATCTTCCTGTAGTGCCCGGTCATCAAGTGGTTGGAAGAGTGGATGATATTGGGAATGAAATATGCGCCTTTCAGATAGGGGACAGAGTGGGTATTGGCTGGATTCATTCGGCTTGCGGTGAATGTAGGTTTTGCCGTGAAGGGAATGAAAACCTGTGTCTGGAATTTAAGGCAACGGGGAGAGATAGGAATGGCGGGTATGCGGAGTACATGACGGTACCCGAAGAGTTTGCCTATCGCATCCCTGGCAACTTTTCTGACGCGGAGGCAGCACCCCTTCTCTGCGCTGGCGCGATTGGTTATCGATCCCTGAGGTTAACAAACATCAAGGACGGGCAAAATCTGGGGCTGACCGGATTTGGGGCATCTGCCCATTTGGTACTAAAGATGGTAAAACATCGTTATCCGAACACGAAAATCTTTGTATTTGCCAGAAATTACGGAGAAAGGGCGTTTGCCATGGAGCTCGGTGCCGTCTGGGCAGGAGACACAACAGAGGAATCCCCTGAAAAACTGGCTGGTATCATTGATACCACACCGGCCTGGAAGCCGGTAGTTGCAGCGTTAAAAAATCTGGCCCCTGAGGGAAGACTGGTGATCAATGCCATTCGCAAGGAGGATGCGGACAAGGAGTTTTTGGCACAACTGGATTATTCTACCCATTTGTGGATGGAAAAGGAAATAAAGAGTGTGGCCAATGTGAGCAGACGTGATATCAGCGAATTCTTAACAGTTGCAGACGAAATTTCTATAAAGCCGGAAGTACAGGAATTTTCCCTCAAAGAGGCAAACAAGGCATTATTCGAACTCAAGACCAAAAAAATCCGTGGAGCTAAGGTCTTGCGGATTGGTTGA
- a CDS encoding tetratricopeptide repeat protein encodes MRNVRSISFLLLIALPLAVYFNSLDNTFVYDDVFTITDNYFIRDWGNLSSFLTEDYFKNTGEVTYRPLVTLSYFIDYSIWHLNPVGYHLTNVVLHVFTVLLVYLLIFHIVKNCIIAFLTGVLFAVHPLLAETVNGISYREDILTTAFFLCTVLLYIRSNRRNSRFIYLYPLSLSSYLLALCSKEMAITLPFIIIIFDWIFSGVHRIKKNVLRYYLGFVLASTFYLFLRFVWFHNSVETQLTYPDNSFVINLLTMPKVFCSYIKLLFLPAHLNADYIVSGTRTPLAAAFILSIIFLGVLGIIFMKLYDHSRLIFFFLLWFVVTLVPALNIIPIANIMAERYLYLPSVGFCLVLSCIMHGMWRKLCAVMPGNQSSAASNSGNDRQPQRLNNLFKATVLSCIVLVPVVLYSLATIKRNKVWKNPFVFWSETVQASPRSSRGHSNLGMMYYLENKTDLAIREFQTALSIEKDPEYHHNLGMAYQQKGMQEEALEEYYRVLAVNPDSAITYNNMGNILVSRGNIDGGILKFKKAIELKRKYYDAHFNLGIAYFRKKELEASMNEFKLAIQYEPDHASAHSCLGTVYANKGLYDQAIREYEETLRLDPKYSAAYKNLGLIYMNYKKDFGNALYHFNKFLQSQPMGDDAAIVKKAIEELQMSRSGN; translated from the coding sequence ATGAGAAATGTTCGATCTATTTCTTTCCTCCTGCTTATTGCGCTTCCTCTTGCTGTATATTTCAACTCACTCGATAATACCTTTGTCTACGACGATGTCTTTACCATAACGGATAATTATTTTATCAGAGATTGGGGAAACCTATCTTCTTTCCTTACCGAGGATTATTTTAAAAATACGGGAGAGGTTACCTATCGCCCACTTGTTACCCTTTCCTATTTTATTGATTACTCAATATGGCATCTTAACCCGGTTGGTTACCATCTCACAAATGTTGTTCTTCATGTTTTTACCGTATTACTCGTTTATCTTCTCATTTTTCACATTGTAAAAAATTGCATCATTGCCTTTCTCACGGGAGTTCTGTTTGCGGTGCACCCTCTATTGGCTGAGACCGTAAATGGTATTAGTTACCGGGAAGATATTTTAACCACCGCATTTTTTCTTTGTACGGTTTTACTTTATATCCGATCAAACAGGCGGAACTCTCGTTTTATCTATCTCTATCCCCTGTCCCTGTCCTCTTATCTTCTGGCGCTGTGCTCTAAGGAAATGGCGATAACTTTGCCGTTTATTATCATTATTTTCGACTGGATATTTAGTGGTGTGCACAGAATAAAGAAAAACGTCCTTCGGTACTATCTGGGATTCGTGCTTGCAAGTACCTTTTATTTGTTTTTAAGATTTGTATGGTTTCACAATTCGGTAGAAACTCAATTGACGTACCCCGACAACAGTTTTGTGATAAACCTTCTTACCATGCCAAAGGTTTTTTGTTCATATATAAAACTCTTGTTTCTTCCTGCACATCTTAACGCGGATTACATTGTTTCCGGTACTAGGACACCTCTTGCCGCGGCCTTTATTTTGAGCATCATATTTTTAGGCGTTCTCGGGATAATTTTTATGAAATTATACGACCATTCCCGATTGATATTTTTCTTTCTGCTCTGGTTTGTTGTTACCCTTGTTCCCGCCTTAAATATTATTCCCATTGCCAACATTATGGCAGAAAGATATCTCTATCTCCCCTCGGTAGGATTTTGTCTGGTTCTCTCGTGTATTATGCATGGTATGTGGAGGAAGCTCTGTGCCGTTATGCCAGGTAATCAAAGCTCTGCTGCTTCAAATTCCGGTAATGACAGGCAGCCTCAGCGCTTAAATAATCTGTTCAAGGCAACGGTTCTTAGTTGTATCGTGTTGGTCCCCGTCGTTCTTTATTCTTTAGCTACCATAAAGAGAAACAAGGTATGGAAAAACCCTTTTGTGTTCTGGTCTGAAACAGTTCAAGCCTCACCCCGTAGTTCCAGAGGGCATAGTAATCTGGGTATGATGTACTATTTGGAAAACAAAACAGATTTGGCAATCCGTGAATTTCAAACAGCGCTATCAATTGAAAAAGATCCTGAATATCATCACAATCTGGGAATGGCCTATCAGCAGAAGGGAATGCAGGAAGAGGCATTAGAGGAATATTATAGGGTTTTGGCAGTAAATCCTGACTCTGCTATAACCTATAATAATATGGGAAACATTTTAGTTAGCAGGGGAAACATAGACGGAGGCATTCTAAAATTTAAAAAGGCCATAGAATTAAAGCGAAAATATTATGATGCTCATTTCAACCTGGGAATTGCCTATTTCAGGAAAAAAGAACTGGAGGCCTCAATGAATGAATTTAAACTGGCTATACAGTATGAACCGGATCATGCCTCAGCACATAGTTGCTTAGGCACCGTCTATGCCAACAAGGGCCTTTATGACCAGGCAATAAGGGAATACGAAGAGACCCTGCGGTTAGATCCCAAGTATTCTGCCGCATATAAAAATTTGGGATTAATCTATATGAATTACAAAAAGGATTTCGGGAATGCCTTGTACCATTTTAATAAATTTTTACAGTCACAACCAATGGGTGATGATGCCGCAATAGTGAAAAAAGCAATTGAAGAGCTACAAATGTCACGTAGTGGAAATTGA
- a CDS encoding cold-shock protein, with translation MASGTVKWFNDSKGFGFISQDNGDDVFVHQSEIQTEGFRTLSEGDKVEFEIVKDEKGFKAKNVVKL, from the coding sequence GTGGCAAGCGGAACGGTAAAGTGGTTTAACGATTCAAAGGGCTTTGGTTTTATTTCCCAGGACAACGGTGATGATGTTTTTGTACATCAAAGTGAAATCCAGACTGAGGGTTTCAGAACCTTGTCGGAAGGAGACAAAGTAGAATTTGAAATCGTGAAAGACGAGAAGGGCTTCAAGGCCAAAAATGTTGTCAAATTATAA
- the rseP gene encoding RIP metalloprotease RseP, with translation MPFLNVSTNVLLVIVGVGLLIFIHELGHFLMAKKIGARVLAFSLGFGPPLLKKQWGETEYRLSLVPLGGYVKLAGENPDEEKTGAEYEFSSKTVGQRASVLVAGVACNAILAFVAFVIAFQIGVPFITSEVGQVIPGEPAWEAGIRSGDKIIEIDGSKNPDFEDLFTAVALSNTNTGIPITVQRGNEIFKTTVLPTYDTEYGIQRIGIMPAASLEIDKLFAFENGNAPARDAGIQVKDIVVAIDGKRISTEREFREVEAMSGGREISLTVLRDNEEIELMVTPSKTIRWMLGISCATAILDGIKRDSIASNMGLRKGDEILEINSKPVLGFADVRKLIAEAGEEPCILTVKKNNAVSLISAPLEDEKSREEFFKSIIPSYGLTVDSLVEGFPAEKIGLRPGDKIVSLDEKEIKNWNALLQTVTQNQGKPMVIKWLRGNETFVATIEPQKNEENASGSIGVKFKQKTVFKQYGLFGACIVGTKKAIINVQRLYLTIRSFFSHRLSTKNVGGFILIAQASYESAKVGYGKLIYFLGILSLQLALLNILPVPVLDGGHLIFLGIERIKGSPVSQKALSIAHYVGFAMIISLVIYATRNDIMRLLTLS, from the coding sequence ATGCCTTTTTTAAATGTATCAACCAACGTCCTCCTTGTTATTGTAGGCGTAGGCTTGCTTATCTTTATCCATGAATTAGGTCATTTTCTTATGGCAAAGAAGATAGGAGCTCGCGTATTAGCCTTTTCCCTGGGTTTCGGACCTCCCCTTTTGAAAAAACAGTGGGGTGAAACCGAATATCGGCTTTCCCTTGTTCCACTGGGTGGCTATGTCAAACTGGCCGGTGAAAATCCCGATGAAGAAAAGACTGGTGCTGAATATGAATTTTCATCGAAAACTGTTGGACAGCGGGCTTCCGTATTAGTGGCAGGCGTAGCTTGTAACGCAATTTTAGCTTTTGTGGCATTCGTCATTGCCTTTCAGATCGGCGTGCCTTTTATTACATCAGAGGTAGGACAGGTAATACCAGGGGAGCCAGCCTGGGAAGCCGGGATTCGATCGGGAGATAAGATTATTGAGATTGATGGTAGTAAGAATCCAGACTTTGAAGACCTTTTTACAGCAGTTGCATTAAGTAATACCAATACCGGCATACCAATAACAGTTCAACGAGGCAATGAAATATTTAAAACAACCGTGCTTCCCACGTATGATACCGAATACGGTATTCAACGTATCGGCATCATGCCTGCTGCCAGCCTTGAGATTGACAAATTATTTGCTTTTGAAAATGGCAATGCACCTGCAAGGGATGCTGGCATACAGGTAAAAGATATTGTTGTTGCTATTGATGGCAAGCGAATTTCCACGGAGAGAGAATTTCGAGAGGTAGAAGCAATGAGCGGAGGAAGGGAGATTTCTCTGACCGTACTTCGGGATAACGAAGAGATAGAGCTTATGGTAACCCCTTCTAAAACCATCCGGTGGATGCTTGGCATTTCCTGTGCTACCGCGATATTAGATGGAATCAAAAGAGACAGCATTGCAAGTAACATGGGACTGAGAAAAGGAGATGAGATTCTTGAAATTAATTCGAAACCGGTTCTCGGTTTTGCCGATGTTCGAAAACTCATTGCTGAAGCTGGTGAAGAACCATGTATCCTGACGGTAAAAAAAAATAATGCAGTGTCATTAATTTCAGCGCCGCTCGAAGATGAGAAGTCAAGGGAGGAATTTTTTAAAAGTATCATTCCTTCTTACGGATTGACAGTCGATTCTCTTGTCGAAGGCTTTCCTGCTGAAAAGATTGGTTTGAGACCCGGCGATAAAATCGTCTCACTTGATGAAAAAGAGATAAAAAACTGGAATGCCCTCCTGCAAACAGTAACTCAGAATCAAGGGAAACCTATGGTAATTAAGTGGTTGCGTGGTAACGAAACATTTGTCGCAACCATCGAACCACAAAAAAACGAGGAGAATGCCTCTGGTAGCATCGGGGTAAAATTTAAACAAAAAACCGTATTCAAACAATATGGTTTATTTGGAGCATGCATCGTAGGAACAAAAAAGGCCATTATTAATGTACAAAGACTTTATCTGACAATAAGAAGCTTTTTTTCTCATAGACTTTCCACAAAAAATGTTGGTGGTTTTATTCTTATCGCCCAGGCATCATATGAGTCTGCAAAAGTTGGATATGGAAAACTGATCTATTTCCTTGGTATACTGAGCCTCCAACTCGCACTTTTAAATATTTTGCCCGTTCCTGTTCTTGATGGAGGCCACCTGATATTTTTAGGTATAGAACGTATCAAGGGTTCCCCTGTAAGTCAAAAGGCGCTTTCCATTGCACACTATGTTGGCTTTGCCATGATTATAAGCCTGGTTATTTATGCTACGCGTAATGATATCATGCGATTACTTACGCTTTCTTAA